In one Colletotrichum destructivum chromosome 2, complete sequence genomic region, the following are encoded:
- a CDS encoding Putative alcohol dehydrogenase, zinc-type, GroES-like superfamily, NAD(P)-binding domain superfamily: MYSLTVYKGSADGSIKRDVTKKPELKGDEVLVKVTASGLCGTDAHYRSQDMVLGHEGVGVVEATGPGVRQLQTGDRVGWGYEHDSCGLCELCQSGRETFCPSRSMYGFADLDQGSFATGAVWKEPFLFKIPDGLTDVDAAPLMCAGATVFSALTTLEDAPVARVGVIGVGGLGHLAIQFAAKLGCDVAVFSGTDSKRSEAMKLGARSFYATKDSKGLDIGSKKLDILLVTSSMPPEWQLYIPLLSPGATIFPLTISMGDFSIPYQALISMGLRVQGAMVASRVVQKQMLEFAARNNVKPVVETFAMSRGGITEAFEKLANGQMRYRGVLIPKN; the protein is encoded by the coding sequence ATGTATTCCCTCACCGTTTACAAAGGCAGCGCCGACGGCTCCATCAAGAGAGACGTCACGAAGAAGCCAGAACTGAaaggcgacgaggtccttgTCAAGGTCACGGCTTCCGGTCTTTGCGGCACCGACGCTCATTACCGCTCCCAGGACATGGTCCTTGGGCACGAAGGCGTCGGTGTTGTAGAAGCCACGGGCCCTGGGGTTCGCCAGCTCCAGACGGGCGATCGTGTGGGCTGGGGCTACGAGCACGATAGCTGTGGCCTCTGCGAGCTGTGCCAATCTGGGCGCGAGACCTTTTGTCCAAGCCGTAGCATGTACGGAttcgccgacctcgaccaggGCTCCTTCGCTACCGGCGCCGTCTGGAAGGAGCCTTTCCTCTTCAAGATCCCGGATGGCCTCACCGACGTGGACGCCGCACCGCTCATGTGTGCCGGAGCAACCGTTTTCAGTGCCCTCACCACGCTCGAGGATGCTCCTGTTGCCCGTGTCGGCGTCATCGGGGTTGGAGGCCTGGGCCACCTTGCCATCCAGTTCGCCGCCAAGCTGGGCtgcgacgtcgccgtcttcaGCGGCACCGATTCCAAACGGTCCGAAGCCATGAAGCTCGGGGCCAGAAGCTTTTACGCCACCAAGGACAGCAAAGGGCTCGATATCGGCAGCAAGAAGCTCGATATCCTGCTCGTCACATCGAGCATGCCCCCTGAGTGGCAACTTTACATCCCACTTTTGAGCCCGGGCGCAACGATTTTCCCCCTCACCATTTCTATGGGTGACTTCAGTATCCCCTACCAGGCTCTTATCTCGATGGGCCTCCGCGTACAAGGCGCCATGGTGGCGTCTCGTGTCGTCCAGAAGCAAATGCTAGAGTTCGCTGCCCGAAACAATGTAAAGCCTGTGGTCGAAACGTTTGCCATGTCTAGGGGGGGTATTACAGAAGCTTTTGAGAAGTTGGCCAACGGACAAATGCGTTACAGGGGGGTCTTGATTCCTAAGAACTGA
- a CDS encoding Putative carbohydrate-binding module family 19 translates to MRFSAVALVFLLSAFAEAQQCSTPGRYQCRANVFPAVCDGSGNWVILQRCPNNWRCIENNGSVYCSP, encoded by the exons ATGCGTTTCTCTGCCGTTGCCCTCGTCTTTCTCCTCTCGGCCTTCGCCGAGGCTCAGCAGTGCAGCACGCCTGGTCGATACCAGTGCAG AGCCAATGTTTTTCCTGCCGTATGCGACGGCTCTGGCAACTGGGTCATCCTGCAGAGATGTCCCAACAACTGGCGCTGCATTGAAAACAACGGCAGTGTCTACTGCTCTCCTTGA
- a CDS encoding Putative short-chain dehydrogenase/reductase SDR, NAD(P)-binding domain superfamily, whose protein sequence is MSSPSTYLITGANRGIGRGFVQRILQKPSTTVIAAVRDPSHPTSKALADLPKGPDTKLIIVKLDSTVETDATDAVAQLREQGIDSLDLVIANAGIAQGGTSVRNTSIANAQKHFNVNAIGPLALFQATADLLKASKTGSPKFVAISTIVGSIGSQEILSNFPETSSPYGASKAALNWFIRLLSFEEPWLTSWVFHPGVVETDLSSGGGVDLKALGAISVETSVADMVKTTWSIDPKDLSGTFRNHDGTIIPW, encoded by the coding sequence ATGAGCTCCCCTTCAACCTATCTTATCACTGGTGCGAACCGTGGCATCGGCCGCGGCTTCGTCCAGCGTATCCTCCAGAAGCCCTCAACCACTGTCATCGCTGCCGTTCGCGACCCTTCACACCCAACCTCCAAGGCTCTCGCCGATCTGCCCAAGGGTCCTGACACCAagctcatcatcgtcaagctGGACTCCACCGTGGAGACGGACGCTACTGATGCCGTAGCTCAGCTTCGCGAGCAGGGCATCGACTCTTTGGATCTTGTAATTGCCAACGCGGGCATCGCCCAGGGCGGTACAAGCGTGCGCAACACCTCAATCGCCAACGCGCAGAAACATTTCAACGTCAACGCAATTGGTCCTTTGGCTCTTTTCCAAGCCACGGCCGATCTTCTCAAGGCCAGCAAGACTGGCAGCCCCAAGTTCGTCGCCATCTCGACAATTGTTGGCTCCATCGGCTCGCAGGAGATTTTGTCCAACTTTCCAGAGACGTCGAGTCCTTACGGGGCCTCTAAGGCGGCACTGAACTGGTTCATCCGTCTTCTGTCCTTCGAGGAGCCCTGGTTGACCAGTTGGGTCTTCCACCCTGGCGTTGTGGAGACAGACCTCAGCTCGGGCGGTGGTGTGGACCTGAAGGCATTGGGTGCCATCTCTGTAGAGACTAGCGTGGCGGACATGGTGAAGACTACTTGGAGCATCGATCCCAAGGACCTTAGTGGAACCTTTCGCAACCATGATGGCACCATCATTCCCTGGTAG